A region from the Gemmatimonadota bacterium genome encodes:
- the murC gene encoding UDP-N-acetylmuramate--L-alanine ligase: protein MSAPASTQFAPGSHVHFVGVSGAGMCGLAEAMARAGLVVTGSDLALGAQVEPLRALGVQLFEGHAAQQVEGATLLVRTAAVTEENPEVAAALDHGVPVLKRAQALGQWVERGRVVAIAGTHGKTTTTTLVTEVLVRAGLDPSAFVGGAVRAWGGNYRAGADRVFVVEADEYDRSFHQLAPDVAVVTNVEADHLDIYGDLSGVEEAFRIFLAARRDGGTVVACADDVGAGRVVAGLEDVVSYGTRAGAVLRVLDITPKEGGSAFTLVERGHPAGRFQIHVPGHHNVLNATAAAGAARALGVGWEEVREGLARYRGVGRRLEPLGRVGGIDVLDDYAHHPTEVTATLQALRQAFPGRRLVALFQPHLFSRTRDFQIEFGRALAAADRLWVSDVYPARERPLPGVTGALIAEQARTQGASDVHYHADIATLAAAVAPTLEEGDVCVTLGAGSIEHVGPRLIRSLEEDT from the coding sequence GTGAGCGCCCCCGCTTCCACGCAGTTCGCTCCCGGGAGCCATGTGCACTTCGTCGGCGTTTCGGGCGCGGGTATGTGTGGTCTCGCTGAGGCGATGGCTCGTGCGGGGTTGGTCGTGACCGGGTCGGATCTGGCGCTTGGTGCGCAGGTCGAGCCCCTCCGTGCGCTCGGCGTGCAGTTGTTCGAGGGCCACGCGGCCCAACAGGTGGAGGGGGCCACGCTGCTGGTGCGAACGGCGGCCGTGACCGAGGAGAACCCGGAAGTGGCCGCGGCTCTCGACCACGGAGTCCCCGTGCTCAAACGGGCCCAGGCCTTGGGCCAGTGGGTGGAGCGCGGGCGCGTGGTCGCGATCGCGGGCACGCATGGCAAGACCACCACCACCACGCTGGTCACCGAGGTGTTGGTTCGGGCGGGGTTGGATCCGTCCGCCTTCGTGGGGGGCGCGGTGCGGGCCTGGGGTGGCAACTACCGGGCGGGGGCGGACCGGGTGTTCGTGGTCGAGGCGGACGAGTACGACCGTTCCTTCCACCAGCTCGCTCCGGACGTGGCCGTGGTGACGAACGTGGAAGCCGACCACCTCGACATCTACGGCGATCTGTCCGGGGTCGAAGAAGCCTTTCGGATCTTCCTGGCCGCTCGCCGGGACGGAGGCACGGTGGTGGCCTGTGCCGACGACGTCGGTGCCGGACGCGTGGTCGCCGGACTGGAGGACGTCGTCTCCTACGGAACACGCGCGGGCGCGGTGCTCCGGGTGCTCGACATCACGCCCAAGGAGGGTGGGTCCGCCTTCACGCTGGTGGAGCGGGGCCACCCCGCGGGGCGCTTCCAGATTCATGTCCCCGGTCACCACAACGTTCTCAACGCCACTGCCGCGGCAGGTGCGGCCCGGGCGCTCGGAGTGGGGTGGGAGGAAGTGCGCGAGGGACTGGCCAGGTATCGAGGCGTGGGCCGTCGCCTGGAGCCACTGGGCCGTGTGGGTGGCATCGACGTGCTCGACGACTACGCACACCATCCCACCGAGGTCACGGCGACGCTGCAGGCGCTCAGGCAGGCGTTTCCGGGGCGGCGGCTGGTCGCGCTGTTCCAGCCACACCTGTTCAGCCGCACGCGTGACTTCCAGATCGAGTTCGGGCGCGCTCTGGCGGCGGCGGATCGGCTGTGGGTCTCCGACGTCTATCCTGCGCGGGAGCGGCCGCTTCCGGGAGTCACTGGTGCTCTGATCGCGGAGCAGGCGCGCACGCAAGGCGCCAGCGACGTTCACTACCACGCCGACATCGCGACGCTGGCCGCAGCCGTCGCTCCCACCTTGGAGGAGGGCGATGTCTGCGTCACATTGGGGGCGGGCTCCATCGAGCACGTCGGTCCCCGGCTGATCCGTTCTCTCGAGGAGGACACGTGA
- the murG gene encoding undecaprenyldiphospho-muramoylpentapeptide beta-N-acetylglucosaminyltransferase: MERPVVVFAGGGTGGHLYPALALCEALQGLRPDITPHFVGARRGIEARVLPQRGFEPLLLDIEGLSRASPLRNVGVVRKLVRAVHVTLAHYRRWRPRLVVVTGGYAAAPAGLAAVFLRIPLALQEQNSWPGVTTRMLARWARQIHVAYPECIPFLSARARPRVQVSGNPIRALREESAAQARAALGLPDRPTLLVAGGSQGSRALNERVLDAVRGVEGEAWPRPEALQLLWSTGPTHEEPVRAALRQLGDPEWVHVVPYIDDMPRALNAADLALSRAGAMTTSEYLAAGLPSILLPLPTAAEDHQTRNAEALAAADVAVHLPERSTDGRGLWSAVCALLHDPSKLRRMSENARARGRPQAAQAIARALSELLPEGDE, encoded by the coding sequence GTGGAACGGCCCGTCGTGGTGTTCGCAGGAGGCGGGACCGGCGGTCACCTGTATCCTGCTCTGGCCCTTTGCGAGGCGCTGCAGGGGCTGCGCCCCGACATCACGCCCCATTTCGTGGGTGCGCGGCGCGGGATCGAGGCGCGGGTGTTGCCCCAGCGCGGGTTCGAGCCGCTGCTGCTGGACATCGAGGGCCTGTCACGCGCTTCGCCGCTCCGTAACGTGGGCGTCGTCCGCAAGCTCGTCCGCGCGGTGCACGTGACGCTCGCCCACTATCGTCGGTGGCGCCCCCGGCTGGTGGTGGTGACCGGCGGATATGCTGCGGCACCGGCCGGCTTGGCGGCGGTGTTCCTCCGCATTCCGCTGGCTCTGCAGGAGCAGAACAGCTGGCCCGGGGTGACCACACGGATGTTGGCGCGCTGGGCCCGGCAGATCCATGTGGCCTATCCAGAGTGCATCCCCTTCTTGTCCGCCCGCGCCCGTCCTCGGGTCCAAGTGAGCGGGAATCCGATCCGGGCGCTTCGGGAGGAGTCCGCTGCTCAGGCGCGGGCTGCGTTGGGGCTCCCCGACCGGCCCACGCTCCTGGTCGCGGGAGGCAGCCAGGGGTCGCGTGCTTTGAACGAGCGCGTGCTCGATGCCGTGCGGGGCGTGGAGGGAGAGGCGTGGCCCCGGCCCGAAGCGCTCCAACTCCTCTGGTCCACCGGACCCACCCATGAAGAGCCGGTGCGCGCCGCGCTGCGCCAGCTCGGGGACCCCGAGTGGGTGCACGTGGTGCCCTACATCGACGACATGCCCCGCGCGCTGAACGCCGCCGACCTGGCCTTGAGCCGGGCGGGGGCCATGACCACGTCGGAGTATCTGGCCGCGGGTCTGCCCTCGATCCTGCTTCCGCTTCCCACTGCCGCGGAGGACCACCAGACGCGCAATGCCGAGGCTTTGGCCGCGGCGGACGTGGCCGTGCACCTCCCGGAGCGCAGCACCGACGGTCGCGGCCTCTGGAGCGCAGTGTGCGCGCTCCTGCACGATCCTTCGAAGCTCAGGCGCATGTCGGAGAACGCTCGGGCGCGGGGTCGGCCGCAGGCGGCGCAGGCCATCGCGCGGGCGCTGAGCGAGCTGCTTCCGGAGGGTGACGAGTGA